CATGTACCGATACATGTCCACCTGtacttataaaattatgtttcgaAGCCCCCGAAACAACTCTAAATGAGGTATAATTGTTATAGCTTTGTAAAAGAACCTTAGGAATGATTTAAAAAGTGTTTTAAGACCAGGAAATTATTGATAAAGATTTAAACGGCAAAAATTATTTGGTTTTGGCAAAACTCCTACTATTTTATATCTAATAGCGTATGTTACAAACCTAATGAGCAACCAAATCcccttttatgtttttaacatGCCGAAACACTtataaaatggattaaattttgtGATGTGTCTTAAGGCTTTAAAATGTGGGATAATGttgattttcaattatttaaattggtTATTTCCATGATGaactttatttgaaatttttttttgtaaatgcaaATATTATGTCAATGTGACACCATTCTTCCGTGCCAATTGTCAGTGTAGACACTTAAATTTGTTCGGGCGGTTCgataataaatttttcagactttgattttattgaatAGAGGCTTATATTTGAACCCGATCgaaaaggggaataaaaagggatattcttttaaataagttcaaaaagaatttCAACATTTTGAGCTTTTGATCGGATTTATTTAGATTCTTGAGGTTAAATCcacattttaatgaatttctaaagacttcaatttagttttagaattttggttaaatatgtggatttcaattgaaaataatttgaacTTCATTTGAATTTGTGGGATTcgaataaaattgtaaatcttGGACCAAATTGAGTTCCGATGGATGTAttgaaattgtttaaaattttgttggtttaattgatgaaatttttgtgtaaatttttatttttgattaattttggttCCATGATGGTTCTCAGTTTTCAAGcccaaatcaattcatttttcgAACCCACTTTTTAAGACCCATTTTTAGCAAACCTTTTATCCAAGCCCAAATTCACTTGAAAATTCGGCCGCCCGAATTGGTTTCCAATCAAAATCCAAGGTCGTTAGAAAGGAAAAGGGTTTGAGGCCGCACATAGGCAAGAATAAAGGAGCCTTGTTTTTCAATACAAACAGCAGTACAAGGTAAATTAGTAAAAgagaaaatcacattttggagTACATTTGAAACCAAAAACAGATCAACAACGGATTAGATAAAACATTACCAAACAGAATAAGATGAGATCAACGGAACCGTATAAAACCTGCACGAAGGTAAATTAGAAAAACTCAGTAactataatcaatttattaaaatttatcttgaatcaaaattaagattTCACTAATGGACTAAAGATTTCTCAATTTTATTAAGCAAGTTTGCTTTTggcaattttaatttttaatttttaatttcaaaatctttattttgttttggtgaAAATTTGTTTTCCAGACTTGCGTATGCAGCtctccaaattaattaataatatatttaccaaattaatttatattattgtgTGGTGctttagttaattttttgtttgttaggTTGTGATGAGGAGTGCATTCAAACTTGAGCAGCCTTTTAAGGGTGAAGATCTTCATTGAGGAGTGCATTTAAACCCGGTTTACGATCCAGTAAGATGATTTGACAACCATTTCCCAAGTTTTGGTAAAAGAAAATGGCAGCAAACAAGAACATTTATACAATCAGCTTCTTCatgatttcttttctcaaaCTCGAGGTTTTATGACATTAATCAACATTTGCGTATTACTTTACATTGAGGCCGGGATAGAATTATGAGCATACGTATAAAACAGTATTTATCATACACAAGCAGCACAAAATCTCGTCCTTATTTGTTTTCTGTGTGCAAGCCACCTTTGAGACAATCGCCCAAGTAACAGTGTGAAGCATGTAACCAAGACACGTAGATTCAAAGTTCAAACCCTTTTGACAAACTCCATGATGTATGTGCCGAACGCGCAGCATTTTACTTGGAAACCTTGAAACCCAGCACTCCTTGCCAAGGCCTCGAATTCTTTCTCAGTCCTCTCTTTCCCACCAGGATTGTGAGCCAACATGATGCAATCAATATGGACAACTAACTTTGTGGCAAGGCTAGGATCTGGGTAATCTGGGAGAATACATTCTGCAACAATTACTTTTCCGCTGTCCGGCAAAGCTTCGTAGCACTTCTTCAAAAACTTGGAGCAGTGCTCATCACTCCAATCGTGGCATATCCACTGCATCAGCACAAATCATGGTTGATGAGGCTAGTAAAATTTTGGACACGTGTTTTCACCATGGTTAATGTACCAGCCAATTCCAAAAGTGAAGTTGTTAGTGTTTTCAGTTGATTAATTCAAACTCACCTTCATGAAGATGGCGTCTCCTTTTGGAACACTTTCAAACATGTCTCCACCAACATGCTCCACACCTACAACCAAAAACACAGTCCATTCTCATTTCAAAAAAGGAACAATGCAGTTTTGTCCATTCATGGAGGAAATCAGAAAGTACTTAAAAAAGACTTAAGGAAACATGGATAACGTCATACCAGGATAAGCAGGAGCATCCTCAATGACATGAGGCAAATCAAAGTTGATGCCCTTTATAGAAGGGTGCTTGGTGACAATCATGTTAAGCGTAGCTCCAGTACCGCCGCCAACATCGACCAGTGTTTTGAGTCCCTCAAAGCCATCATAGGTCTCAAGAATCTTCTTCATGGTAATGGTAGAGTGATCAGACATTCCCCTGTTGAAAACCTTGTTGAATCTAGGATCCGTGCCATGGTACTCGAATGCGGTCATACCATAGGCTTTGTTGAAGGGAATTCCACCTTCCAGCACGGCATCTTTCAAGTAGTACCTGCAAATGGTCCAACATACACAATTCTCAATCCAATCTAAATTTGGACAACATCTCTGCACTTAACTAATGAACTTCACCACTTTGCTTGAAATGTTGAAACTTTGATCCTTCATATCAGCTCAGTTGTGTTATATCATTTCAAATATCCATTCACATACAAAATTGCTTAAACTTTCAGCACTACTTTCAAGAATTCTAAATGAAGAAGGATCAAAGAGTAATATGAAATTGTTAGCCAGAAAATTTTGATAACCTGTCCCTACCATACTGAAGGGTAATCGATAATCATATTTctggtttgaattgaaattaaaaccGTCCCTGACTGCCAACTCATTGCCACATTAGGGTATCTCAATTTAGTGATG
The Gossypium raimondii isolate GPD5lz chromosome 8, ASM2569854v1, whole genome shotgun sequence DNA segment above includes these coding regions:
- the LOC105791250 gene encoding caffeic acid 3-O-methyltransferase is translated as MGSTGETQMTPTQVSDEEANLFAMQLTSASVLPMVLKSAIELDLLEIMAKAGPGAFLSPKELASQLPTSNPDAPVMLDRILRLLATYSILTCSLRTLPDGKVERLYGLGPVCKFVTKNEDGVTLSALSLMNQDKVLMESWYYLKDAVLEGGIPFNKAYGMTAFEYHGTDPRFNKVFNRGMSDHSTITMKKILETYDGFEGLKTLVDVGGGTGATLNMIVTKHPSIKGINFDLPHVIEDAPAYPGVEHVGGDMFESVPKGDAIFMKWICHDWSDEHCSKFLKKCYEALPDSGKVIVAECILPDYPDPSLATKLVVHIDCIMLAHNPGGKERTEKEFEALARSAGFQGFQVKCCAFGTYIMEFVKRV